The genomic interval AAAATGTCTTGTTATGAAGCTTGCTTTAAATATTGCGCCACAGTATGTAACCGTGTTTTTGGATATATAGCTGCATTTATACCGTCTGGCTGCGGagtttgctttaaatatggcaCCACGGCATGTACCTGAGTATTCGCTATCAAAATCAACGGTCAAGTCAGGTTTGTTTAATCCATAATAAGGTTAAAGAAATGCAGACTAGATACAACaggtttattaaattttaaaaaaagatacaGCAAAATCTTTTGTTCTTTACAGACTCTGAAAACACGTGTCATATAGTctctgtttaaagctgcactctcacagactaaCTTTCggtgtttaatggctaaaatcGCTACCATATCGCTTATTAAGAAAACCATGACATTTTCagcaattttcaaacaattgagatccGTAATACTGTGCGTCTTATATGTCTTGATTAAAGGTTGATtctgagataaaaaatattataatgtcaaaacaaagagcatctttaataatatatagttTAATTTTACAACTCAAAACTGTGTCccaagaaataaaagaaattaccacGGCTAAAACAATATAAGATCGACGAAGACACTTATAGTGATGATCAAGTGATGTGAGCCTAAAGCCTGTTAATTtacagttatataaataatgatttctAATGCTGATAAGCTGTTGCTGAATTTCAGCTAGTTTAAATGCGTTGAACTGTGTTACTCAACATCCTTGAACGTGTTTTGTAGATAAACATTCTGCAAACTGCTGCAGTGTGCAAGAAATGcggcatttaaaatataaacaaacgtgGGCTGATGCTCGAAATAGCTGCTTATATAAGAGTGCTGGTGCATCCCAGCTATCAGAAACGCGGAGATCTGCTTGCTTAACCATTTGGAAAAGTGCAGAAGTGGATTAAGTAAAAGCGTGGTAATCATTTCCATTGGGATAAGGTATgtcaatttttatgtatatatattcatatatatattaattatgcatacattttgttaataacGTTACTAGTAAGGTACATATATAATAGCCACGGTTACTTTCTCACTCGTTCCCACAGCTAAGTTATCCCTTGACCATGAGTTACGTCGTGACAACTACTTAAGTACTCGATTTAACGACTTATTTTGCTGTGGCCACGATTTTCCCTGGActtagtttgtttgtttgtttgtatgtttgtttgtttgtttgtttgtatattcatttgcaatatttgcattttacataaaaaataattctcgTACAATCACGGGGCCAGCGATACAAAAATACTGAGACGATGATACAAATTACTGCATGAAATACAACTACATGTAGACAGTAATATCAACAGTGAAACCAGGTAACAGATGTCTGCTTAGTTTGTAAAGTTTCTGAAGCCAGGGGCTAAATTCATCAGCAAACCTTAGTAACAGAGATGTCAAGTtagtttgtattgtttgtaaacCGGGGGCCGTATATAAcagactacccaagtaacagaGAAGtctgttttgtaatgtttgtgaAACCAAGGGCCATATTTGACTGTTAATCCAGGTAACAGAGAGGTCCACTAAGTTTGTAGTGTTTCAGAACGCGGAAACCATATTCAAAAGTCAAACAAGGTAGCAGAGAGTTCTGCTtagtttgtaatgtttgttaaaCCAGGGGTCATACTCAACAGTCAACCAAGGTAGCAGAGAGGTCTGCTtagtttgtaatgtttgttaaaCCAGGGGTCGTACTCAACAGTCAACCAAGGTAGCAAAGAGTTCTGCTTAGTTTGTAATGCTTGTTAAACCAGGGTTCGTACTCAACAGTCAACCAAGGTAGCAGAGAGGTCTGCTtagtttgtaatgtttgttgaaCCAGGGGTCATACTCAACAGTCAACCAAGGTAGCAGAGAGGTCtgcttattttttaatgtttttttaaaccatgGACCGTCTTCAGCAGTCAACCAAGGAAAAAGAATAGTCTGCttatattgtaatgtttgtgAAATAAGGGTCCGTTTTCAACAGTCAATCCATGTCAAAGGGAATATTGTGAGCATCTCGtttaagtgtttgtttggccttaaCCTGGTGACTTAGGGCATTCGTTATAATGtagctactgagcttgtcccCTTAAGTTTACATAGTATTGATTGACGAATACATGTGAAATGCACAATACAATATGCAGTGAGTATTCATATATTAACTCATTCAGGATTGTGGAATATGAGTAAGCTTTTTTTCTAACCGTTTGTGCTGGAATCTTTGCTTTGAATTTGTGGAAAAGTGCCAGAACATGgataaataaaaagcaattttaCAATTTGCATATTTGACGAGAATTATTTGCGGGTTTATTTGCGGGTGTATGTAATCATGGTTAATAAGACATTGCAAACACATATTGACATCAAAATAACTAATCATGGTTCAAAAACACATTGCAAACACATATTGACATCAAAATAACTAATCATGGTTCAAGAATACATTGCAAGCacatattgacattaaaataactaatcATGGTTCAAGCACATattgacatcattttttatgtGTTCAGTGAAATAATTAACACACGTAtggattaaatatttattttcgatCATCTTTACATCTCTATTGCTAGATATGATGTAATAAGAGAGATGCTCGTCTTTTGAaattacaattatgataaaaaataacatcataTTCAATGATCGTACATTTTAGTAAAACAACTAACAAAATTAGTTGTATAcatcataatgcaccagtcaattgtaaccacagccccaaggtccggggatataccggggatagcgggggaaatggtcCGTGTTTATAACTTCCAGGTGGCCCTACAGTGCCAAGGAAaagcggtggttttgttttcgcccCAAAAATAGTGGGGAATCGACCGTGGCTTTGTGCCGGGCAATATCCGTTCTTTTAACGGGGTTTCTCCGCGTTTTAGCTAGGCTTTACCCGGAGTTTAACGAGATCTAGCAAGATATTAAAAAGGTGGCACCTCATCCTGATTATCTCCGACTTTGAAAGGAGTCAGTTTCAAATAACCGGACGTCCCCAGGGAGCGGGTGCATTACGCAGGAATTGTActagcagtttgtccccgcagatCGGGGATTTTTACCTGGTATTGGCTGGACGTAAGGTCAAATTGCCCGCTATTCCCCGAACCTGGGGGGCGAGGCTACAATTGGTGCATAATGTAGTTATATGTTAAGACAACCGTTACGATATAAATCAATCACATTAAACGAACTGTTACTTTTCTTGTTTGAACaatatagttttataaatgtCATGTTTACAGAATGATTTGGTTACGTTCATACATTGTTGTGGTGGCGTTGATGATAACGACATGTGGTGCAGACAGATTGGCAAGATTGGAACGCCAAATGAAACTGGTGAAAGGCTTTCAGTCATTCGTTGAGTTAGTAAGTATATTTTTGACTTATAATTGTATACTTCTGTTAAGGTCAATATGTAGTGTTGGTTATTGTTCGGACGCAAAAATTATACTTCTGTTCGCAGTCATTATTTACTCTTGCTACCCTATCAAATGATAGTGACTGAGGACGCTTATTTGACAGTTCTAAATGATGGTACAAAGatattgttcatttatataCCTCTGTCCAGGTCACCATGTCGTTTAGCTGACCTGTCACGTGATGTTGAAATAGGACGATAGTTTGATAGTACTAGATAAATGCGTAAGGTACAAAGTTTCATTCTAAACTTCTATTGAGGTCAATATATAGTTTTACTGACCTGTCACCTAGTATAGCCTGAGAACGATAGTTTAATAGTCGTACATAATGGCGTAACGTATATAGTATCATCCTATATTTCTGTTGAGGTCAATATGAAGATTAATGACTAGTTACGTGATATTGACAGAGAACGTTAGCTAAGTAGTCCTACATAATGGTATAAGGTATAAAGTACCACCCTATACTTCCAATGAGGACACTTTGTCGATTTTCTGACCTTTCACGTGATATTGACCGAGGACGCTAGTTTGGTAGTCCTACATCATGGTGTAAGGTATAAAGTACCACCCTATACTTCCAATGAGGACACTTTGTCGATTTTCTGACCTTTCACTTGATATTGGCCGAGGACGCTAGTTTGGTAGTCCTACATAATGGCGTAAGATGTAAGATATACAGTTTCGTCATATATTTCTGTTGAGGTCATTATGTAGATTTACTCACTTGTAATATTGACCAAAGACGCTTGCTTCACTTTACTATATAATGACGGTTGGTAAAGATAATATAATTAGATTGTTAACATGATCACCATGCTTAATTAGATCGTATGattttgtaacatatttaaGTATGGTGTCGTAATAAACGACTCCTCTCTGTTTGCACTTCGGCTTTGCTACAAAATCAGTTAGAGTTATCGTACAGTGCAATACCTGTATTCCACGGGGTATTGTTCTCGTTTCAGAGATTGGACGCACTTGAAGGAGATTTTGGCACATTAACTAAGAGGGTTTCCAATCTTGAATCTCTTGTAACCTCGTTCGATAACGATACAGGGGACGCTGAAAGTGGCAGTTCAAGGACCGGGAATACTGAAGCCAAACTACATACAGAACCAGAACTAAACGACATCAAAAACGCGCTCACAATGTATAAACATTcctttgaaaaacataaaaaggaaTTAATCGATGTAAATTATGCGGTCAACGACACATTGTCAGCGTTTCTTTCGAACGCTTCAAAAACTGTTGACACATTAGTCAACACTGTCAGTGACCATATAAGAAACAGCACTGATAATATATCAGCTTCTTTGGAAAAGGTAAGCGAAACATTAGTGGGTGGGTATTGCGCTCTACGATATATTTTACATACTTGAGCATTAACAATGACTTAACAATTCTGAAGTTAAGACTGATATGGTCATGCACTTTAAGGGAAAAACatggaaacaaaaaaacatgtttgctttACATTCACATGCTCTTGAATATATCGCTGATAAAACAGATATTCTTCAACacatattctttaaaacaattacatttcaGAACGTCTATGCAACACGGGTACATGTCAAAAACGAAACGGTTCagcaagaaaaaaaagttgaagaGCTAATAGGCAGAGCAAATGAAGTTGTTGGCATCATTGATGAGCAGAGATCTACAATAGAAGACGGTATAATGGTCACCATCAGGGGGCGTAAGTATCTTGTAGCTAACGTGAGGATATTAACTCAGGCGTGTTTAAAGCTATAACATTTTCTGAATATAATTACCTATAATAACTGCTTTTATGTCCATAAGGAAGCAGAAGAGGCTCAAAAATGTCAGCCAATGTGTTTGATAAGCAGTGAAACGATAAATGTACTTTGAAGTGTGTTCCTTTCCTAAATAAAGTGAATTTACATGccataacgttattttatatacgatatgcataaaacagtatGCAATGTTCGTATCATGtgaataaatcaatgaatggagaaaacgacacaaacacatttttctgGAGCTAATGATTGAAATGTTATAACACcctataatatttattatgcgTGTGTAGGATTTTTTACGCCAAGTGCTACATGCTACGATTAGAACTTATTTATGGCCCTCAATGTTTTACCGACCTGTATCAGCTCAACCTAACACTATTACGATCAAAAGTCATGTTGGTAGATCTGCATTTCTAAAATAGCACCGATAAAAAATACATCAGCCGCCATCTTTATACGATTTTTATATACTGAACGAGCTATATCAAAGTAATCGAGGAAATCGTTGTTTTAAGAGAAAATACCTCAATAGCGCACAACTTGTTTATCAATATACCGATGAATACCACACATTTTACAGCGTTGACGACAAATACCAAGGATAgcttcttttaaaaatatagccAGAATTTAAATCGTACTTCTCTAATTGtgtaacctttttttaaatatgtgcaAATACGTGTTATCGCATGTCCTAGACCGCTCATAAGATTAAAACGCTGCTGCCACCAACCATGCGCCTACAAACTTTCAAATGACTCACAAAGACAAGCCATATAACTAACAACTAGTCCAAGCACTTGCGTATCTCCGCCGCcttaaatactgttttatttctcTTTCTAATTCAAATTTCCTAGAATGACTTGTCTGCAAGGTCCGAATGTTCTCAGTTATGTAACAGGGACAGAAGAGTTAGTTACTTTATCGGCGTTGCACAACCGCCttttaatatagttatattccTCTATCCAGTTCACATTACCTGGAGTGACTGGTCTGCATGGTCCGACTGTTCTAAGTCATGTGACAAGGGCAGAAGAAGTAGACACAGGTCATGTTATGTTCCTCCCACTTTTACTGATGGCATTTGCAATGGTGATGATACAGAAACAGAGGAATGCGTCATTCACGAGTTTTGTTCATGTAAGTACGTTGCGATAAATTCATAAGATACATATTCTCTCAACCGTAAATACTTCAATACAGTATATTACAAAACACTCTCTGTTTGTGTCTTGAAGGCTCTTCATGTTATTTGTGAGCGTACAAAGAAACTTAACAGCTGTGTATAGCAGATCATACGAGTATCAGTTCAAACATGTAGCTAATAATCTGAAATGGACACGAAGTTTTAAGTGAactttaagaagaaaaaaaggttAATTACAGTAAACTACAAGTATTTCTAAACGTATTctaaaaaacaacttaaaaaggAAGAAGTCAAACGGCACACTTGATATATTTTTCGTTCTAAGATTTGAGTGAATGGTCACCATGGTCCCGATGTTCCCGAACATGTAACAATGGAACAATGACGAGAAACAGAACATGCCATACTCCAGCTTCTCTCACCGCTACTTGCCAAGAAAATATAACTGAGAGTCAGACATGCCTAACGTCATTGGAATGTCCAGGTAGCCTTTACTGTTTATATTGCATATTGTCTGTAAATATTATCggcaatgaaataattatttaaatgaatatttatttcatatggaACTAAATAAAGTAAAAGGCTACAGATAGTAAAGTTAAAGCAAAAAGGTCTACAGGAATATGAAATGAAGTTTACGCACACAGACATTGGTTCtctgataaatatgataaagaGAAAAAACACCGATAAGAACCGACCCCGTAACACCGGATGAGATCGCAATTGTTACAGTTATGGTCCGTGTCGGTTCGACTGTGTAATAGGACGGGATAGTTACCGTAACAGTTAAGTAACGCCCCGGATCGTCTGTGTAACTGGTCGGGATCGTTTGCCCTGTGTCATCTGTATTACTGGACAAAGTCTTTACCGTTAAAGTTAAGGTCTGACCCGTGTCCTCTGTGTTACTGGACGACATCGTTACCGTTTAAGTTAAGGGCCGCCCGCGTCGAGGTCGTTACAGTTAGAGTTAAGGTCCGTCCCTATTCTTCTGTGTTACTGTACGAGTTCGTTACTGTTAGAGTTAAGGTCCGTCCCTGGTTCTCTGTGCTACTGGACAAGGTCGTTTCTGTTAATCTAAATTCCCGTTCTCTGCGTGTATTTTTGCTCTGTATCTTAAGAGTtacccaccccccacccccgtGTACATTTAAACAGTTGTTGTATGTATTATGTAGACAGAAAAGAATGCATTGCTGCCATGTCATTGTTTCTCGATTGAAAATGGTATTAGTTGGATTCTCTTGGGTATGCGTGATCAGGAATGTCACACAAAAATCTTGCCAATGTCTCCCGAATGAGATATGTATTTACCAAGACTATCAAAtcataaaagcattattttagatggaaatttgaaaggaagggctgaaatgaatatataaatgctgaaatgtttatttcatgttcagttttgacaattaagtatttttattgCCTGAATTGGAATATGTCGGTAGTTTTAGATTTCTTCTCTGACGAACATTTTTACGCCATATCTAAATGGTAATTACTACAAACGAATGACTAGTGTAAAGattaactattattaaaaacaactcTGGGTTTGAAAAGATAAATAGTTAATACTTTAAAGAGTGGACTCCGGGAAAAGTAATGGCTAGCAAATAAAGTTATAGAAGGTTATGGTATAAATATCGACGAATGAAATTGTAGATTAAATACGATATAACCTTTTTTTAACACTTTCCCatttaatacatatacacacacgAACGaacgcacgaacgcacgcatgcccgcacacatacacatacatacattaaattaaaaaggaCACAAGTcaacatcaaaatataattatacattagGTGACGCTATTTTATGATTGTCCTTTCAAACTAACATAACTTTAATGCTTTCTGTTGATGACTAATGGGTTCTATGAGCAACACCTAGCACCTGCCATGTCTTTTGCGGTAAAGCAGTATACAAAAAGCTCCCGATCATGCTCCACAATCCGTCCAAATAATGgcagaaatattttcttgtaaaatgcAATATTATGTTATAACCACCAGTGGATGGTCAATGGTCTTTGTGGTCGACATGGAGCAACTGTTCCGTGTTCTGTGGTGACGGCGTGGTGACCCGAAACCGATCATGTTCCAATCCAAGTCCACTTAATGGAGGGAGAGTTTGCCCGGGACAagacattttaacaaaaccatGCAACTTGCGGCCTTGTATTAAATGTAAGTATCATTCgttaatacaaatgtaataCTCGTTGGTTATTTCGTTGTATTTTCATTACATGGTAAGCTTCAACGATTTTGTTACCAGAGCTTTTTGCAATTAAGACGAAATGTGTATATGttaatttcaatgcaaaacatgtgcttaaatatatataattatgccaGGACTCGAGCTTACATTCTTATTTGCGGCAATATCGCAGTACATAATTTAATAAAGACACTTTTGGAATCATGTACTCACCAGATGACTGCAGCGATGTATTAAAACTGGGTTTGTCACGTGGTTCGGGTGTGTACAGAATCACGCTCTGGAACACGGACAAGGAAGTGGATGTTTACTGCGATATGGATACCGATGGTGGTGGGTGGACGGTTAGTATGATGGTGTTTATAAAATTGTTGCGATAATCAAATAAGTTGAATGACCAATACATCTTTAATCTATTCGAAACATACATGCAAAGCGTTTCTCTTGTTTATGGCATTTGGCAAACATTTGTACATACTTATGCCTTTTATATGCCTTTCGAccaaatcaaaatgaatattaaagttttttgtgGAATATAACATAACTGTTAAGGAATACTGTTGTTAAAGGTATTTGAGgcataaatagaaaaaaagctaataatatataatgcaCTCGAACTTTGCATAATCAAGCTGTTTGACACATAAACGGTAATGAAAGGCAATGTTCAAAGCCCAAACCTAGCGAAAAATAATCATACTCTTTCagaaattatatacatatatattaactaGTAATTACGTTGAATGTACACGGGGATTTTTCcctgaaaatatgaaatatatttgacacTTATATATGGAGAGATTAAGCTATATACTGTATTTCACCCATTATgaagtataaatattatttaaaatgattattagaATATATGTGTAGGAAATGTTCCCACAACGACCTGTCAATTTTGATTCAGCCTTACATAGGTGAACAGTGTTTTAAATGTCAACTTACCCCAGGAAATGAGTCATGTGGATCAATGTTTTTCGTGACCACTTCAAAACAGTCTTGCTGGATTTTATAGCCAATACAATGTCCGGAATTTCTCATATATTTACCAAATGTAATTCAATAGATTTTAAACATTGACTATTTTCTATAGGTGTTTCAAAGACGCTTGGATGGGTCTGTTGACTTCAACAGGAGATTTGTGGAGTACGAGCAGGGTTTTGGCTCACTGGATGGTGAATTTTGGATGGGTAAGTTCTTACGATATCGGAACCTTCTCCATAGATAAAGGCAAATTTAGTGCTGGTCTTCGTTTTAAATAAACTACACTTCTGCATATCAAAAAAGGCGACAAATTCTTAAGCATCCCAACAGCTTGACGGAAGTTAAATGTGTTTACTTTCACacaagtattttgaaatgtgcGTTTATATATCTAATTATATGTTATCTTGCGTGATAATGTGCGAATATACCTAAATCGAGAGTTCAGTTTTacgttgtttgtttatttgtatataagaGTATAGAAAATGTTGCTTCAAACAAGATTAAGGTTAGAGCGATAAGCCGAAGCTTGCCAGTT from Mya arenaria isolate MELC-2E11 chromosome 7, ASM2691426v1 carries:
- the LOC128240522 gene encoding uncharacterized protein LOC128240522 — protein: MIWLRSYIVVVALMITTCGADRLARLERQMKLVKGFQSFVELRLDALEGDFGTLTKRVSNLESLVTSFDNDTGDAESGSSRTGNTEAKLHTEPELNDIKNALTMYKHSFEKHKKELIDVNYAVNDTLSAFLSNASKTVDTLVNTVSDHIRNSTDNISASLEKNVYATRVHVKNETVQQEKKVEELIGRANEVVGIIDEQRSTIEDGIMVTIRGLHITWSDWSAWSDCSKSCDKGRRSRHRSCYVPPTFTDGICNGDDTETEECVIHEFCSYLSEWSPWSRCSRTCNNGTMTRNRTCHTPASLTATCQENITESQTCLTSLECPVDGQWSLWSTWSNCSVFCGDGVVTRNRSCSNPSPLNGGRVCPGQDILTKPCNLRPCIKYDCSDVLKLGLSRGSGVYRITLWNTDKEVDVYCDMDTDGGGWTVFQRRLDGSVDFNRRFVEYEQGFGSLDGEFWMGLGLLHSVTSRANMTLRMDVSLPNGTTGFDEYSGFYISPPDQYNFNVDRRINSAGMSGSYLLSDIGDDRDFNHQPFSTYDRDVDKWLSGNCARNYGGGWWYNYCTYSNLNAQYNSGGFYYYSFQRYTTLKTSAIMLRLSN